The Rhodococcus rhodochrous DNA window CCGCCGGCCCGAACCGGAGACGCGGGGCAGGCGCAGGAAGACCAGCGCCGCGACGACGGCGACAGCACCGAGCGGCACGTTCATCCAGAACACCCACCGCCAACCGGGACCCTCGGTGAACCATCCGCCGAGCAACGGACCGGCCACCGACGACAGGGCGAAGACGCTGCTCATGATGCCGAGATACTTCCCGCGCTGACGAGCGGGGATCACATCGGCGATGGTGGCCTGCGACAGCACCATCAGGCCACCGCCACCGGCGCCCTGGACGGCCCGGCCGACGATGAGCCACGTGATGTCCCCGGCGAGAGCGCCGATCGTCGATCCGACGACGAAGATCGTCAACGCGGTGAGCAGCAGCGGTTTTCGTCCGAAGAGATCCCCAAGTTTGCCGTAGGCGGGCATTGTGATCGTCGACGCGAGGATGTAGGCGGTGATGACCCAGAGCATCCGGTCCACGCCGTGGAGTTCGCCGACGATGGTCGGCAGTGCGGGATTCAGGACGGTCTGATTGAGCGACGCGGCCAGCATGGCGAGCATGAGGCCGGCAAAGACGAAGGTGACCCGCGGGGTGCTCTGTTCCGGTGCGGGCGTGGCTCCTTCGGACTCGTCTCGGAGTGGGTCCGTCACGGTCGCGTGACCTCCCGGAACAACTGGCAGGTGCGACGCAGGACCGAGTCGGCGTCGGCCTCCGTCTTCCCGGGGGCGGTGAGCAGCGGGCGCAACGCGGAGCGCATGAGGGCACCGGCGACGGTGACGATCATGTCGGCGGTGTCGTGCACGGTGTTCCCGGGCGTCGGTCCGCCGTCCGCGAGACGGGCGGTGACGAGCTCGGCGACGACGGCCTCGACGTCGTCGATGTGCTGGAAGCGTCTGCGCGCGAGTTCGGGATGGCGGTCCATGAGCGCGATGTACTCGTCGTAACCGATCTCGCGTCGGCTCGCTGCCGTGCGGAAGACCGCGAGGAGCAGGAAGGCGACCTTCTCGACGAGGTCGTCGCCCGGTGCGAAGTCGAAACCGTCGGCGATGGCGTCGTCGATGACGGGGGAGGACAGGCCGAGGACGGCGTCCTCCTTCGATCGGAAGTAGTTGAAGAAGGTGCGCGGTGAGACCTCCGCCTGCTCGGCGATGGCCTCGACGGTGATGTCGGCCAGGCGGGTGTGGCGTGCTGCGGCGTCGGCTGC harbors:
- a CDS encoding TetR/AcrR family transcriptional regulator, producing MTAATSDAVRTVTISHRERKRARTWTAIHLAAADAAARHTRLADITVEAIAEQAEVSPRTFFNYFRSKEDAVLGLSSPVIDDAIADGFDFAPGDDLVEKVAFLLLAVFRTAASRREIGYDEYIALMDRHPELARRRFQHIDDVEAVVAELVTARLADGGPTPGNTVHDTADMIVTVAGALMRSALRPLLTAPGKTEADADSVLRRTCQLFREVTRP